A window of Micromonospora sp. WMMC415 genomic DNA:
CCCGTCGGCCGCGCCACCGACCAGGGGGATCTCCGCGGTTGATGCCATGCGCCCATCCTGCCCCGAGCCGCGTACCCGCGCAGCGGAAGCGCCCGCCGCGCTCAGGCGGGACGGGGGAGCAGGGCGGGCGGGTACTCCATGCCGTCGTGGGTGCAGGCGGCGGCCGCGACGCGGGCCGCGTACGCCGCCGCGTCGGCCAGCGCCGCGCCGCGCAGGCGGGCGGCGATCAGGCCCGCCGCGAAGGCGTCACCGGCGCCGTTCGTGTCGACGACCGGCGCGGGCGGCGCCGCGGCGGGTACCCGGGTCGGCGCCCCGCCGGCCGGGTGCACGTCGGCGCCGTCGCCGCCACGGGTGACCACGACCGTCCGAGGTGCCAGGCCCGCCGCCACCGTACCGGCGCGGTCGTCCAGCCGGACCGCGCTGACGAAGACCAGGTCGGCGGCCTCCGCGAACGGTAGGTGGTACGGGTTCGCGCCGTCCCAGTCGTGCAGGTCGGTGGAGAGCGCGGCCCCCTCGGCGAGCGCGGCCCGCACCTCGGGCAGCAGGTCCCGCGCCCAGTCCATGATCGAGACGTGGACGTGCGCCGCGCCCCGGATCAGCGCCGCCAGCTCCGCCGGCGGGAACGGCGCCGGCCCGGACCACGGCCGGGGGTCGTAGAGCGAGCTGCGCCGCCCGGCCGCGTCGACCAGGTTCACCGACCGTCGCGTACCGGCCGGGGCGTCGGCCAGCACGGCCCGTACGCCGGTGCGCCCCAACGCCGCCCGTACCACGTCGCCGGTCGGGTCGGCGCCGAGCACGTCCACCACCGTCACGCGCAGACCGAGCGCGTGCGCGGCGAGGGCGACACCCGCCCCGGTGTTGCCGATCCGCAGGTCGATCGGATCGACGGTGAAGGAGTCGGCGGCGGGCAGCGGAAGCGCCGGGACCCGGACCCGCACGTCCACCCCGAGGCCCCCGATCACGAGCAGGTCGTCCACGGCGGCGACGATAGCCGGTCGGGGCCGCCTATCCTGGGCCCGGGCGTCGACGAGGGGGAGCGCGTGCTGGTCATCCACGGGTCGTGGCGGCCCGGCACCGGGCTCGCCGTCTGGGCGGAGGACAGCACGCTCCCGCCCCATCCCCCGCGCCGTCCCGGCCGGGCACCCCGGGAACGTCCGCATCCGTTCGCCGCCGACCACGCCGCGCTCGCCGCCGCCCTGGCCGAGGTGGCCGAGCCGACCGCGCTCGGTACGGCCCTGCTCACCCTGCCCACCCGCTCCGGCTCGCCGCTCGACTCGCCGGAACTGGTCCGCACCGGGCCCGTCGAGCCGGTCCGCGGGCCGGTCACCCTCGCCGGGTGGCGGGTCCCCGTCCTGGCGTACGCCCCGGATACCGCCCTGGCCCTGCTGCGCCGGGTCGGCGACGTGGCGGTGGCCGGGGCGACCCTGCGCCACCTCGCCGAGCTGGCGGACTTCGCCGCCGACCTGGCGGCCCGGGGCCGCGTCCTGCCCGGTGTCCTGCCGCTGGCGGGGGCCGGGGTTGCCGAGCCCGGCCGGCCGGGCGGGGAACCGGCCCGGCCGCGCGGGGCGCGATCGCGCCGGCCGGCCGGGCCGGAGCCGGCGCAGTCGGCCGAGTTGGCGGCGGTCGACCCGACGGGCCCGGACGTGACCGCGGGGCGGTCGACCGGGCCGGGCGGGCCGGCCGCCAACGCGCGGGCGGTGTGGCGGCCCCTGCTTACCGGTACGGACGCCGCCTGGGCCCGCTCGCTCGCGCTGGCCCTGCCGCCGGCCGCCCGGGCCACCGTGGAGGTCCTGCTCGATCCACTCGACGCCGCCGGCATCGTGGGGTCCGGCGGGGCGGGATCAGCCGACGCCGCCGGCATCGCGGCGGTGGGCGGTCCGGACCCGACGCGGGACGACGGTGGGTCCGCGAGCGGGACCGCCGTCGCGCGGGCGGGCGGGTGGCCCGCCGGCCGGGACGGTGACGGGTGGGCCCCGGGGGAGTTGGTCGCCGACGCGCTCGACGCGCTCACCGACGCCGCCGTGCGGGCCGCGCTCGCCGACGCCGTGCTCGCCAAGGGCGTACGCCGGCTCGGTGCGGTGCCGGCGTGGCTCGCCGCGCTCAGCGGCCCGCACCGCGACTTCGCCGCCGACCCGGCGGCCCTGGCGACACTCCGCGACGAGCTGGACGCCTGGCAGCGCGACGCCGCGGGCGGCGCGGTCCGGGCCAGTTTCCGCCTGGTCGAGCCGTCCCTCGACGAGGTCACCGAGCCGGTCACCGTGGTGCCGGCGGACGCCTCGGTCCAGGCTCGAACCGGCGGGCTCTGGCGGGTCGAGTTCGGCCTCCAGGCCGCCGACGAGCCGAGCCTGCACGTCGACGCTGGGCGGATCTGGCACGAGCCGGAGACCGTCACCGGGTTGGTCAGCCCCGAGGAGACGCTGCTGGCGGAGCTGGGCCGGGCCAGCCGGCTCTGGCCGGAGCTGGATGCGGCGCTGCGGACCGCCACGCCGGAGGCGCTGGTCCTGGACGTGGAGGGCGCGCACCGGTTCCTCCGGGAGGGTGCCCCGGTGCTGCACGCGGCCGGGTTCGCCGTGCTGCTGCCGTCGTGGTGGCAACGCCCGTCGTCCCGGCTCGGCGCCCGCCTCCAGGCGCGCAGCCGGACCGCTCCGGGCACCGTCGCCGGGGCCGGCGGCGGTGTCGGGCTGGACGCGCTGGTGGACTACCGGTGGGAGGTGTCGCTCGGCGACCACCCGCTGACCGCCGACGAACTGGCGTCCCTCGCGGCTCTGAAGACACCGCTGGTACGCCTGCGCGGCCGCTGGGTCGAGCTGGACCCGAAGCGTCTCGCCGCCGGCCTGCGGCTGCTCCGCTCGGCCGGCGAGCTGACCGTCGGTGACCTGCTGCGCCTCGGCCTGTCCGACGCCGAGACGGACGCGCTGCCCGTGCTGGATGTCAGCGCCGACGGCGCGCTGGGCGACCTGCTGGCCGGCACGGTGGAGCGGCGGCTCACCCCGCTGGACGCGCCGCCGTCGTTCCGCGGCACGCTGCGCCCGTACCAGCGGCGGGGACTGGCCTGGCTGTCCTTCCTCCAGTCACTCGGCCTGGGTGGGGTGCTCGCCGACGACATGGGTCTCGGCAAGACGGTCCAACTGCTCGCCCTGCTCGCGGGCGACCCGCCGGACGCCGGCCCGACCCTGCTGGTCTGTCCGATGTCGCTGGTCGGCAACTGGCAGCGGGAGGCGGCGACGTTCGCGCCCGACCTGCGCGTCCACGTCCACCACGGCGCCGAGCGTGCCCGGGGGGACGCGTTCGCCGACGCCGTGCACGCGGCGGACGTGGTCCTCACCACCTACACCGTGGCCGCCCGCGACGCCGTCGACCTGGCCGGCATCGATTGGCACCGGGTGGTGGTGGACGAGGCGCAGGCCATCAAGAACGCCTCCACCCGGCAGGCCGAGGCGGTCCGCGCGCTGCCCGCCCGGCACCGGATCGCCGTCACCGGCACCCCGGTGGAGAACCGGCTCGCCGACCTCTGGTCGATCATGCAGTTCGCCAACCCGGGCCTGCTCGGCCCGGCGGCGACGTTCAAGAAGCGGTACGCCGAGCCGATCGAGCGGCACGGCGACACCGACGCCGCCGAGCGGCTGCGCCGGATCACCGGCCCCTTCGTCCTGCGCCGCCTCAAGACCGACTCCTCGATCATCTCCGACCTGCCGGAAAAGCTGGAGATGGAGGTCGTCTGCAACCTGACCGCCGAGCAGGCCGCCCTCTACCGGGCGGTGGTCGACGACATGATGGCGCGGATCGAGTCCAGCGACGGCATCGAACGCCGGGGGCTCGTGCTGGCCGCCATGACCCGGCTCAAGCAGGTCTGCAATCACCCGGCTCACCTGCTGCGCGACGGCTCCGCCCTGGACGGTCGCTCCGGCAAGCTGGCCCGGCTGGAGGAGATCCTCGACGAGGTCCTCGCCGCGGGGGAGAAGGCCCTCCTCTTCACCCAGTACGCGGAGTTCGGCGGCATGCTGCGCGCCCACCTGTCGGCCCGCTTCGGCCGGGAGACGCTGTTCCTGCACGGGGGCGTCGGCAAGGCCGACCGGGACGCGATGGTGACCCGGTTCCAGTCCCCGGACGGTCCGGCGCTGTTCGTCCTGTCGCTTAAGGCCGGCGGCACCGGGCTCACCCTCACCGCCGCCAACCACGTCGTGCACGTCGACCGCTGGTGGAACCCGGCGGTGGAGGACCAGGCCACCGACCGGGCGTTCCGCATCGGCCAGCGCCGGCGCGTCCAGGTCCGCAAGTTCGTCTGCGCCGGCACGGTGGAGGAGAAGGTCGCGGCGCTGATCGCCGACAAGCGCCGCCTCGCCTCGACGGTCGTCGGCACCGGCGAGCAGTGGGTCACCGAGCTGTCCACCGCCCAACTGCGCGACCTGTTCCGTCTGGAGGCCGGGGCGGTGGTCGAGTGAGCCCGCGAGCCGGTGGCGGCACGACCGATCGCGGTGGCGACGGCGTCCCCGGGCGGTTCGCCGACTACGGGCCGCCCCGCAAGGTCGAGGGTGGACTCCGGGCGCGCAGCACCCGCGGCGCGATCGGCCGGTCCTGGTGGTCGCGGCGCTTCCTGGAGGTGCTGGAGTCGTTCGCCCTCGGTACCCGCCTCACCCGGGGCCGGTCGTACGCGCGCGCCGGCCAGGTGGTCCGCCTCGACGTGGCGCCCGGCGAGGTGACGGCCGTCGTGCAGGGCTCCCGCGCCCGCCCGTACGACGTGCGCATCGCGCTGCCGGCCTTCCCGCCCGAGCTCTGGGCGCGGCTGGAGGCGGACCTCGCGGCGCAGGCGTTCTTCAGTGCCCGCCTGCTCGCCGGGGATCTTCCGGCCGAGCTGGAGGAGTTGTTCGCCGCGGCCGGCGCGCCGCTGTTCCCGGCCGGCGTCGCCGAGCTGAAACAGCGGTGCAGCTGCCCCGACGCCGCCGTCCCCTGCAAGCACCTCGCGGCGACCTTCTACCTGCTCGCCGAGGCGTTCGACGCCGACCCGTTCCAGTTGCTGCACTGGCGGGGCCGGCACCGGGACGAGCTGCTCGACCGGCTGCGGGTCCTGCGCGGTGGCGTGGCCGGTCCCCCGGCCGTCCGGTCCGCCCCGGACGGTCCGCGTACCACTGTGGAGGTTCCGCCGGTCGGTACCGCGCGGGCGGTCACCGGGCTGCCGCCGGCGCCGCTGGCCGAGGCGGTGGACCGGTTCTGGTCCCCGCCGGTGCCGCTGCCCGACCGGCCACCCACCCTGATGACCGGGCCGGACCTGGTGCTCCGTCAGCTCGGCGCGCCCGCTCCCGCCATCGGCGGGCCGGGGCTGGTGGAACGGCTGCGCCGGGCGTACCGGCGGCTGGCTGACTGACCGGCGGAAGGACCGGCGTCGCCCGTCGTGGCGTCACAGCCAGCGCTGTCGGAAACGCCACATGACCGCGGCGTTGGCCACCAGGACCACCGCGCAGATCGCGCCGGCCAGCCGTCCGGCCAGTACGGTCGTCGCCGGCAGTGCCGCCCAGAGAACGATGGTCAACAGCATCAGCCACCGGCCGCGACGTCCCCGTGCGCGGTTGTCCAGTCGGGCGAAGAACGCCGGGTCGCTCTCCCGGAGGTGGCGGGTGATCTGCTCGAACCTGCGCTGATCCTCTTTGCTGAGCATGTGCCTTCCCCTCACGCGTTCAGCAGCGGTTCGGCGGCATACCCGCTGCGGCGGCGGCTCACGCTCCCCTGTTACCGCCTGTTTGCGGTCGCGGGCCTCGCCGCGCGGAAACCGCCCGGGCCGCGCTCGGGATCGCGCGAACCGCCGGCGTGGGAACGGCGACGCACGGTGCGCGGGGTGGCCGTTCCGGGGCTCTTGAGGACCGGGTTATCCGAACCTTAAGTTTGCCTGTGCCGTTGAACGGTGCTATCAGCGCCGCGTGCGCCGGAAACGTTACGCGCGTGCCCGGCCCGCCCGCGTCGGCCCTGCTCGGGACCGTCTGTCCGGTGCCGGTCGGCCGCCGGGGCGGCTCCGGGGCGCTGAGGGCCGTCTTAAGTGCCGGTTGGGGGCCGTCCGACGCTGCTTGAAGGCCTCTCACCCCTTGGCTACCTTGCCGTAGCAACCCCCCAGGCATCAGCCGTCGCACCCGTATCCTGCCCGGTCACGGTCGTTGCGGCGCAGCAGAAACGGATTGGTACATGGCCGACCAGAATGTGCCACCACCACACCGATCGTGGGACGACCGCGGGTGGGACGGGCGACCGCACCCCGAGGCGTACCGCGACGAGTACGCGTCCACCCCGTACGCCTACGACGCGCCCCAGTCGCCGGCCCCGCAGGGCCCCCAGTGGGTCGGCCCGAACGGCTTCGGGCCATCTGTCACGCCGGCCCGCACCCCCGGCGCCGGACTGCCTACCCTGGACGACGGCGGTGAACCCGGCCGCCCGGTGGGCCGCCGCAAGGCGCTCGCCGCACTCGGCGGCACCGCCGCGGTGGTCGCCGGTGGCGCCGCGCTGGCGATGACACCGCAGGTGCGGGGACTCTTCGGTGACGACGTGGTGGCCGGCGACGCCACCGGCACCCAGGTGACCGACGGCACCGCCGCCCGCCCCAGTGGGCAGCAGCCGAGCACGGTGCGCACCTACACCGAGCAGAACGAGAGCTACATGGGCTCGCGGGCCGGTGCGGCGCTGAAGAAGAACAACCCGGCCGGCGGCCGGACGTTCTCCGGGCCGGCGGCCGCCGCCGCGGAGACCCCGGTGACCGTCAAGACGGTCCTCGCCAAGGACCCGATCCTGCACCTGGCCCGGCGGGCCACCTTCGGCGTGACCCCGAAGGTCCTCGCCGACATCAAGGACCGGGGCATCGACGGCTGGCTGCGCTGGCAGCTCGACCCCGACAAGGTCGCCCCGACGAAGGCCGAGCTGAAGCTCGCCGAGCTGCCCACCCTCAAGCTCAGCACCGACCAGCTGCGCGCGCAGCGCGACCAGCTCAACGAGCGGGGCGCCCAGCCGGAGCGGGAGATGGTCGACGCCACCATCGCCCGGCAGATCTGGTCGGACCGCCAGCTGTACGAGGTCATGGTCGACTTCTGGAACGACTTCCTGCACGTCGCGGCCGACTTCGACGGCGGCGAGGTGTACCGGAACTCCTTCGACCGGGACGTGGTGCGGCCGCACGCCCTGGGCAGCTACCCGGACATGCTGCTCGCCGCGAACCGGCACCCCGCGCTGCTGCTCTACCTCAACCAGAACGACTCCCGCGCCGACGCGGTCAACGAGAACCTCGCCCGGGAGAACCTGGAGCTGTACTCGGTGGGCGTCGACGGCGGCTACACCGAGAAGGACGTCCGGCAGGCGGCCCTGCTCCAGACGGGACGCGGCGTCGCCGACGGCAAGTACGTCTTCCGCCCGGAGCGGCACTACGTCGGCAAGGTGAAGATCCTCGGCTTCACCCACGCCAACAACTCGAAGGACCCGAAGAAGGCCGAGGCGGCGATCGACGCGTACCTGACGTACATCGCCCTGCACCCCTCGACGGCGAAGTACGTCGCCCAGAGCCTGGCCACCCGGTTCGTCTCGGACACCCCGCCGAAGTCCCTCGTGGACCGGCTGGCGAAGACGTACCTGACCAACAAGGGCATGGTCAAGCCGCTGCTGATGACCCTCTTCAGCTCCTCGGAGTTCTGGGCCGCGGTGGGGCAGAAGGTCCGCCGGCCGATGGAGTACCTCGTCGCCACGTACCGGGCGCTCGGCGTCTCGCCGGAGGCGTCGCCGGGCCACGACAACCGCGACAACCGGCGCACCCCGTTCGGCCGGGGCCTGCGGCAGATCCAGGACAAGATGCGCGAGCTGGGCCAGTACCCGATGGGCCAGCCCACCCCGGACGGCTACCCGGACGTCTACGTCGCCTGGACGTCGGCCGGGACGATGGTCAACGGCTGGAACGAGGCCGGCGAACTCGTCGCGGCCCGCCGTACCGTCTTCACGTACACGAAGCCGGAGAAGCTGGTGGCCCGACCGCCGGCGACCGCCGGGGCGTACGTGGACGCGCTCGCCCAGCGGCTGGTCGGCCAGAAGCTGAGCGCCAAGGAGAAGTCGCTGATCCTCGGCATCGCCGGCCTGTCGGCCGGCGCCCGGGTGGACGCGACGTTCAACGGGGCCGTCACCGCCGTCGCGCGGGCGATCCTCGCTTCCCCCCAGCACCACCTCCGGTGAGGCCTCCGATGGAGAAGACCGTGTACTCGTACCCCCTGCACCCCGACTGCCCCGACGTGCGGCGGCTGGCCGACAACC
This region includes:
- a CDS encoding carbohydrate kinase family protein gives rise to the protein MDDLLVIGGLGVDVRVRVPALPLPAADSFTVDPIDLRIGNTGAGVALAAHALGLRVTVVDVLGADPTGDVVRAALGRTGVRAVLADAPAGTRRSVNLVDAAGRRSSLYDPRPWSGPAPFPPAELAALIRGAAHVHVSIMDWARDLLPEVRAALAEGAALSTDLHDWDGANPYHLPFAEAADLVFVSAVRLDDRAGTVAAGLAPRTVVVTRGGDGADVHPAGGAPTRVPAAAPPAPVVDTNGAGDAFAAGLIAARLRGAALADAAAYAARVAAAACTHDGMEYPPALLPRPA
- a CDS encoding DEAD/DEAH box helicase, giving the protein MLVIHGSWRPGTGLAVWAEDSTLPPHPPRRPGRAPRERPHPFAADHAALAAALAEVAEPTALGTALLTLPTRSGSPLDSPELVRTGPVEPVRGPVTLAGWRVPVLAYAPDTALALLRRVGDVAVAGATLRHLAELADFAADLAARGRVLPGVLPLAGAGVAEPGRPGGEPARPRGARSRRPAGPEPAQSAELAAVDPTGPDVTAGRSTGPGGPAANARAVWRPLLTGTDAAWARSLALALPPAARATVEVLLDPLDAAGIVGSGGAGSADAAGIAAVGGPDPTRDDGGSASGTAVARAGGWPAGRDGDGWAPGELVADALDALTDAAVRAALADAVLAKGVRRLGAVPAWLAALSGPHRDFAADPAALATLRDELDAWQRDAAGGAVRASFRLVEPSLDEVTEPVTVVPADASVQARTGGLWRVEFGLQAADEPSLHVDAGRIWHEPETVTGLVSPEETLLAELGRASRLWPELDAALRTATPEALVLDVEGAHRFLREGAPVLHAAGFAVLLPSWWQRPSSRLGARLQARSRTAPGTVAGAGGGVGLDALVDYRWEVSLGDHPLTADELASLAALKTPLVRLRGRWVELDPKRLAAGLRLLRSAGELTVGDLLRLGLSDAETDALPVLDVSADGALGDLLAGTVERRLTPLDAPPSFRGTLRPYQRRGLAWLSFLQSLGLGGVLADDMGLGKTVQLLALLAGDPPDAGPTLLVCPMSLVGNWQREAATFAPDLRVHVHHGAERARGDAFADAVHAADVVLTTYTVAARDAVDLAGIDWHRVVVDEAQAIKNASTRQAEAVRALPARHRIAVTGTPVENRLADLWSIMQFANPGLLGPAATFKKRYAEPIERHGDTDAAERLRRITGPFVLRRLKTDSSIISDLPEKLEMEVVCNLTAEQAALYRAVVDDMMARIESSDGIERRGLVLAAMTRLKQVCNHPAHLLRDGSALDGRSGKLARLEEILDEVLAAGEKALLFTQYAEFGGMLRAHLSARFGRETLFLHGGVGKADRDAMVTRFQSPDGPALFVLSLKAGGTGLTLTAANHVVHVDRWWNPAVEDQATDRAFRIGQRRRVQVRKFVCAGTVEEKVAALIADKRRLASTVVGTGEQWVTELSTAQLRDLFRLEAGAVVE
- a CDS encoding SWIM zinc finger family protein translates to MSPRAGGGTTDRGGDGVPGRFADYGPPRKVEGGLRARSTRGAIGRSWWSRRFLEVLESFALGTRLTRGRSYARAGQVVRLDVAPGEVTAVVQGSRARPYDVRIALPAFPPELWARLEADLAAQAFFSARLLAGDLPAELEELFAAAGAPLFPAGVAELKQRCSCPDAAVPCKHLAATFYLLAEAFDADPFQLLHWRGRHRDELLDRLRVLRGGVAGPPAVRSAPDGPRTTVEVPPVGTARAVTGLPPAPLAEAVDRFWSPPVPLPDRPPTLMTGPDLVLRQLGAPAPAIGGPGLVERLRRAYRRLAD
- a CDS encoding DUF3040 domain-containing protein encodes the protein MLSKEDQRRFEQITRHLRESDPAFFARLDNRARGRRGRWLMLLTIVLWAALPATTVLAGRLAGAICAVVLVANAAVMWRFRQRWL
- a CDS encoding DUF1800 domain-containing protein, with the translated sequence MADQNVPPPHRSWDDRGWDGRPHPEAYRDEYASTPYAYDAPQSPAPQGPQWVGPNGFGPSVTPARTPGAGLPTLDDGGEPGRPVGRRKALAALGGTAAVVAGGAALAMTPQVRGLFGDDVVAGDATGTQVTDGTAARPSGQQPSTVRTYTEQNESYMGSRAGAALKKNNPAGGRTFSGPAAAAAETPVTVKTVLAKDPILHLARRATFGVTPKVLADIKDRGIDGWLRWQLDPDKVAPTKAELKLAELPTLKLSTDQLRAQRDQLNERGAQPEREMVDATIARQIWSDRQLYEVMVDFWNDFLHVAADFDGGEVYRNSFDRDVVRPHALGSYPDMLLAANRHPALLLYLNQNDSRADAVNENLARENLELYSVGVDGGYTEKDVRQAALLQTGRGVADGKYVFRPERHYVGKVKILGFTHANNSKDPKKAEAAIDAYLTYIALHPSTAKYVAQSLATRFVSDTPPKSLVDRLAKTYLTNKGMVKPLLMTLFSSSEFWAAVGQKVRRPMEYLVATYRALGVSPEASPGHDNRDNRRTPFGRGLRQIQDKMRELGQYPMGQPTPDGYPDVYVAWTSAGTMVNGWNEAGELVAARRTVFTYTKPEKLVARPPATAGAYVDALAQRLVGQKLSAKEKSLILGIAGLSAGARVDATFNGAVTAVARAILASPQHHLR